The following coding sequences are from one Vicugna pacos chromosome 11, VicPac4, whole genome shotgun sequence window:
- the NPS gene encoding neuropeptide S isoform X3: protein MTSSLKFSLILILLISTMPVFWCYPVLSPKGSGKSDYFLILLNSRPTRMDRSETLDFLQPVLEKVSVKRSFRNGVGTGMKKTSFRRAKT from the exons ATGACTAG CTCTTTAAAATTCAGTCTTATTCTAATTCTGTTGATTTCTACAATGCCTGTGTTCTGGTGTTATCCGGTTCTGTCTCCTAAG GGGTCTGGAAAATCTGACTACTTTCTCATCCTGCTGAACAGCCGCCCAACCAGGATGGACAGGAGCGAGACACTAGATTTTCTACAGCCTGTGTTGGAGAAGGTGTCTGTGAAAAGGTCCTTCCGCAACGGAGTTGGCACAGGGATGAAAAAAACTTCCTTTCGAAGAGCAAAAACATGA